From the genome of Tripterygium wilfordii isolate XIE 37 chromosome 6, ASM1340144v1, whole genome shotgun sequence:
GCTAGAAGGAGCAGTGCTCTTCACAGTCACGCCGCTGCCTTCACCAGACACACCACTGATACAGGAAACAATATCAAAACCTGAAACTGCCACAAGTCATATAAACATAATGAAGCCAATACAGGCAGGCTGCACTTACGAAATTCTTATAAGTGCATCAATGTGGCTGTACCAGCGAGACACATTCACATAGTCTGCGGATGGAGATTTCACAAGAGACGAGTACACAGTAAGATCATCTTTTGAAGCTTGGTATCTATAATACAATGCCATGAGACTACATTATTACTAAAGAAATTTAAAGTGAGCAAAAGAGAATGCAAAATActttaaattttagtaattcaAAAGTCACCGCTCACCCAGTGATGTAGCTCCGAGTAAGTAGATACTCATTGAGCTTCTTTAAGCCAGCATCTGAGGTCAGGTTGTAGAATGCAACTGCCATTGCTAAACTATATACAGAAAAGCATAAGCAAATATTAAGTATACTAAGCCTTTTGAGCATCCACAAAACCAAATCTACAAGTGACAAACAACAGCTTTCGCCGTCTAATCCAAGGAAATATAAACAACTACCTACAGTCAGCTTTCAAATCAACAAATGTCCAATCAAAGTACAATATTAACATCCTACAATTtgctttagaatgaagaagttAAATCAacacacaattaaaaaaaaaaattgatgcacACTTATCCAACATGAAAACGAATCCAAAGAGtattaatcatacaaaatcaaaacccagGAAGAAAGCTTCAAAAGACTAAATATAAGATCCTTGAATATACAAGAGGTTACTTCAATTGAATTACGAGGAAAATTTATTCTGAAATCCATAAATGCCACACAGAACCTTTCAATCTtaaacggaaaaaaaaaagcaattgaTTACATTACGCGTAAAGTGTTGTTCCAATAATCGAAAAAATCGATCAAGGAatattggaaaaggaaaatatcAGATAACTGTAACACTGTTACCCGTGAAGAAGCGAATCCGGCTGAAGGTGTCTGGAGCAGAGTTTACTGCTAGGGTTTAGACTTCACTCAGCGGTGGGGAGCTGCAGGTCgaaaaataaatatagagaTCCCGATTGGGCCTCTTGTTTTAATGGGCCGAGATCCATAGTTGATACCGAGCCTCCACTAATGGGCTTCCACCGCTGTACTTCGAGAAAAATACTTTGACAAGTCCTTAAAATTAAGGACTTGGATTAATACTacatttaataataatttaattatcgATTAATGTatagtatttaataaaaaaatgtatacTTTTTACTAGGAGTTGGTTGAGGGTAAATTATTGAGTTACCTACTATGttcaaattagacttctaacacattaacactttattaaaaaaactatcatacaCAAGACTCTCGTAATGAAATAAGTCAAAAAAAATGTACATAAGCCCCTATAATATATTAAAACTTGCAAATTTTGATAAACATGTTCATAATACCAATTTTATCCTTCACTAAAAAGCAAATATGTGACACCTCAAAAGTATAAATTTAAGACATACCTTGGTAAACTTACCTCAACTTAATTAACAAATacatggaatttcaaaaataagcaAGCACCAAAAATTGGGTATCATCTCGGTATGTGTATCTTGGCTCTAAGATATATAACTCATAATCGAGAAGTCTATCTCGACATAAGTCAGAAGCAAGTAGATTCCGAAACAGCATATAATCTTAAAAAAGACTACTAACTCAATATGAAGAACAAGGACATGTATCTCCTACTCAAATAGAAGTTCATCAAAACAATGATCAAACTCCATAATAGCGAACTCATCCAACTACTATAAAAAGGCACATCAAGTCAGGTAAAAAACTCATAATTTTCCATAATTTTCTTCCTAATAGCTCCGACCTACAAAGTTCTTAGTTACTCTATTCCTTATTTTATTTCTGATCTAAGCCATGCGTATCTAATACAAATCTTTTTCGAGCAAGGTAAAGGGAAGTATACCAAAAtttcaatttaaataaaatgaaatgagACCGGATTAGTTAATCTATTAAAGGGTACATGATTTTATAAAAGACATTTTAgtgagttctttttttttaattccatgGAAAGTATTCAATATGGCCGAATTTCTTACAAATATAAATGTTTTTTGGAAGACAATAAATATGTTTTCACTTAACCATCTAAGTGTCTTTCCCGATGAATACACATTGGGGAGACTTCGTAACTTACATTTGTTCATCTCGCAACCAATAAGTTATCATCTCATCGGTAACAACTGAAGCATGGTTTGGATCAACCTGGTACGTTTGCAAACCAAGTAAGATTTGAACGTGATCATATTGATGTTGTTTATggtaagaacaataaacttCCCAAACTTGAATCATGGTTCAAACTATATTAAAACACGCTCCAAGTCGCCAAGGAGACGACCCTAAGCGATGCGACAATCCACGACCACCACTTAATCTATCAATCACAAATCCACGAGCAATCAATTCACATGTCACTAATACGGGTGTCGTCACAACAGATTAAATTGATGTTATCCTACAACAGATGCAACAACAAATTCATTAACATATGCAAACTCTCTCCCAAAGGCTTGACATGCTCCATCCATCACCCTTATAATAAGAGGTTACTCCACAATCGACAAACAACAACCAAGAAGTTTCGCTAAACTCTAATACTAGGGAATCTAGCTCTCGAAACCTGATATCCAAAAGTATTCTAATGGGTATTGATTTGGTATTTTCCCAACCAATAAATTGACATATATTTGTTGTGCCAACTACCCATCAAATTAAAGTAAAACAATAAACCATGGGCCATGGCCATCAAAATATGGATCATTTCAAATGCTCTTACTTCTTagctgtcaaaaaaaaaaaaaaaaaaaaaaatagaggccCCAAGTTTCCAGTTTCCACCATTCCTCATCACGCGCTTGGCACATTCATTCAAATTTGGGCTAGTGAGAGCTGCCGCCTGCCAAACACTGTAAATACCCAAAAACCAGAGAGTGGCGCCTTCTGCTTAACAAGGTTTTGAAAGTTATTATTTTGATACGGATCTTATTTTGACTTTCTCATCTGTTTTTCGCAATGTTCGGCGCTCAATCTACCGCTTCGCCCTTCGGGACTCCGTCGGCGACACCGGCTTTTGGGACTCCGTCGTCTACGCCGGCTTTCGGCACTCCGTCTTCGACCCCAGGCTTTGGAACACCATCGACGCCGGCTTTCGCTACCGGTTTCGGGTCGTCTCTATTTTCTACGCCATTCGCGTCACAAACGCCGCAGCAACAGCAGCAGACACCGCTGTTTCAGCAGCCGTCCACTGGTTTCGGATTCCAGACATCATTTGCCGCGCCGCAAACGACGCCGTTCCCCAATGCGCAATTGACCACTCAGATGGCACCTGTGGCGCCCCTACCTTTCTCTCTCGCCGATCGCGACATTCAAGTGTGTTTCCTGgctcttgtttctttttgtcgTGTTAAACTTAAATCCTACACTAATTCTTCTTTTTGCTTAATTTTGATTTCTaatttttggatttattttattttatttgtattttggtAACCGACCGATGCTAGGCAATTGTTGATGCGTACAAGGATGAGCCTGGAAACCCTAAGTATGCCTTTAAGGTACGTTTTACCGATCTCTGACTTTGGCAGTGCCACCATTCAGGCAGTAAAAGAAAACAAGTgaacattttattttaataaaaaaaacgaggcttttttttatttttttatgttgtttttgtttctgtgGGAATTAACCAGTGAAACATGTAGGATTCAGAATCATATAGAACTGAACATGTTGGACTATTGGAGGTTAAATGGTGTGTTGATATTGCAGTATTTGTTGTTCAGCGTCACTGAGCCGCAGTATAGGGTGAAGCCTGCTGGTGTATCAGACGTGAGTTTACTAGTTTTGCTCTTTCTTTGTTTGCTGAGTATAGTTCTTTCTTCTACTCTGTGAATTTTTGGTTAAAGCATCCTTTACTATCatcttgaagtttttttttaatgcatcttGAAGTTTTTTAATTGGACTAATTATGGAGAATAGCTTGCCTTTTCTAGATCATGTGGGCAGAGGCTACGGCAAAACTGGAAGGTATGGATAGTACTGACCGGGAACGTCTTTGGCCGCAGCTTGTTCAGGGTTTCAAGGATCTCTCACAGCGCCTGAAGGTAGTTTTTCTGAACTGTAGTTCATCAATATCGATTTTGAAATCCTGGAGGTAGAAATTTGAGGGTCGTTAGTGATTTACTTATCACAGAAGATAGGAAGTTACAGATACCCATTTGATTTTCCGCTTAAAATGGTAATGGTTGACATGCACTGAGAGGATTTGTGGATTGAGAAAAGGATCTTCTAAATCTTGATATGGCATATCTAGGAACCAATTTGCCATAGCTTTTTGCCATTTGGAAATGCAAATTGAAGGTACTGCCTGGGGTGTAAATACCAAAAATTTGAGAGGAAATCTGGAACTCTTAAAGAAGTAAGAGTGTATTTAATATGTTGAAGGGAGAGATACAAAGAAACTGAAGGGGCAAAACAATGTTCTCTTATTCTCAATGTGGCATTAACTTCAGGAGCTGCATTTTTTTCTCTTAACAAATTGTGGAAGGAATGCTGTTGCATTTCAGTTGTGTCAGGGGATGTAATGTTGCCCAGCTGAGTTGGtatcattttaattattttttttcttctgtagtTCATGGGTTAAGAATATGACATCCTGTAATGTGTTCCATTTTCCACTTAAGACCACAATATAAAGAGAATTAGCTGAAATTTACAAAGCAGATGAGAAGTGCATTGGCACTTTTAGTTTGTCATGATTTAAAAATTTTCCACAACATATGGCTGAAGAATTTCATCCGATGGTTGCAGTCCCATCTATGATTGATGGGACGATATTGGCAGTGCTGGTTGAAGTTTATAGTAGAGGAAGCAAATTTCTCGAGAACATGATGGTGTGGTCACTGTACTGATATCATTTATATGGGCAAGCGTCACTAAAAAATAGTCAAGGCTGCATCTTGCTAGGAATACAAAATATTGCCTTCCTGTCACTATTTGTAATAGTGGCCTGTGGCAATTGGACTCTTTTATTTTGTAATGCAGATCCAAGATGAAGTCATTCTTTCAGATGCTGAGAGGTTGAGAACGACACAAAGCAATGTGAAAATGGTACTTCTGTCACCTTATTGTCTTAGTAGTTATTTGTCATTTGCTTAAACAAAGAgttgttttttcttaatttgcGTTTGGTACACAACATTCTTTGCAGCTCCAAAGGCATTTTCAGGCAGAGACTCTTCcttggattgagagattgagACAAAAGGAGCAAAGTCTTCAGAGACGCTTATTAAGGGTGAGAATAGTCTTATCCTCTCAATAAGAAGTTGTAAACTAGGGGATATGTTTCATCTGTGGAAAACGAAGTTCTTATTATGCTTGAGACTTTTTACGTTCTTTCTTCCCTTTTGCTTGTTGACCTGTGATCTCCTACTTTGAGGTAGCTACTCATAATCTACTAGAGATGCTAATTGACCAGTGTCTAATTGCCATTGTTGGGTGGGTCTGTTACAATTATCCTGAGATTTCCAATAAGCTAATTTACTTATATTTCTGTTTGTCTTGTTTTATCCCCAAAGGTTATGAGAATAGTTGAGGCACTAGAGAATAAAGGTTGCAGGTTGCCCTTAATGAAAAGGGAAGCAGAGGTTGCTGAGAAGTTAGCTGCAATAACCAGACAGGTAAAAGTCCCATATTCTCTTCTTTAGTCTTTGTGACTAGCACATAATCTATGAATTCAACTAACAAGCAGAATTATCACAGCTGAAAGGATCTGGAGCAGAACTTTCAAGGAGAGTTCAGAACCTGCTCACTGTATCTCGTGTACAAGCAACTGCTATTGGTGGTGGTTCTGTTTATCTTCCAGGGTCTACTAAAATTCATGAACAATCTCTTGCTGATATGCAGGAGGTAAGCATATACAAATTTAAAGTTTGATCCCTGTTTTTATAAGGTGGTGATAATTTCTTTCACGACGCATATTGtatctttctcctttctttACCAGGGGAACGTGTAAAACATTAACTGTAGTGTAGCATTTGGTTCAGAAAATAGCCATTTatatctttcaaattgaacTGATGGTTCATGTAAAGATGATTTTTTTCTACCAGCAGCAATTGCAATCTGGTATACCATGTTCATGTTAGGTAACAAGCATCTTTGCTCCTGTTCAGGTCTTACAACAACAAACTGAGGCGATTGCTAGGCTTGGCACTGTGTTGAAGCGTGATATTAGGGATATGGAAATTATAATGGCTGAGGACACACAAATGACACAGGATTTGAGCTAGGGAGGTAAGCTAGTATGTAGAACTTTTGTCATTTGATTTATATAGTAATGAATTTAATTACTGACTAGAATGGCTCGAGTCTCAACCTTGTGAAGTTTTAGCAATGAACAGTATAGTGTCAGTTTCAGCTTTCACATTTTGCTTGAATGTAACTATATAGTCAATTGGATCAACGTTCATATTCAAATTTTAATGCCAACTGGCAATGATATGCCAGACTTTATCGAGGTTTGAATAGATTTTCCCCATAAAATTGTACATGTTGAAAAATCTGCTATCTAAAGAGAGAAAATTGTCCATTAGTTTTCTCGGATCTTCCGTCACTCAATTGAGAGAACGACAGAGATGGTATGAATTCATTTCTTGGATGACTGTCTAGCAATAGCAACTGGAACCGTTTTTGTTGGGCAGCTATTGCAGACATCCAAAACCAAAAGGAGGGGGGGTTATTTGTaatttggtattgctcaacgaCCACAATATGGTGGTCCTACCCTTTCTGGATCTTCAGCAACAGATATGAGTAATGGTCCTAGACACGACTTAAAAATGCCTCGTCAACTGGAACCATTACAGTTACATGCTGAAAATGAATGTCAAATGGTTGTATGAACTAAGTACGTACTTTTGAACCGATGTTTGACAGGGTCTAACCTAATTGTAAACTTCCGCCATGATTAGCAGCACAAGTGATGTCCAACCTGTAAACAGGCGTGTGCCTTTCCCCTTACCCTTCTTCTGATCATACTGTTCCCATAAAAACCCTGTTTGGCGATAGTTACGGACCACATTTCTGCAGCAATGGAGCAAAAATATTTGAGTCAAATGGTGAGTTCTATAAGGAGACGAGTAATCATTACTTGGTTGGAATGCTTGCAAATACCTAATCAAGTTATTCCTCAGGTCATTGTAGATGACCTTGGCCCTCTCTCTATGTGGTCCATCTTCTGCAAGATTTAGTCCATAATATCATAACTTAGCAAGCAACAAAGACTAATAAGACACTAAAGCAAGATTATGATTATGGCTTATACCTCTGGAGTAATGGTGGAGTGCAGAGAGTATCATGTAATTCATGTTCATCCAAATTGGGCCTCTCCAGTACGGTGGGTCGTGCTCTGTATTGCGTTTCATGTATAAAGTACTGCAGTGAACAAAGATAGTTGTGCTTAATTAAAGTTTATTCAATATGATTAACATGATCTCCACTTATCTTAGGGAACtttgaaaaataagaaatgagTATAAAAAGATTCAGAATCACCTTGTTTTGGCTAGAGAACGTAGGCCATAATCAGTCCACAAGATGCTTCTATTGGATATGAGGTCAAGCTGCTTTTCCAGAATCCATGATTCCTAAACATATTGGTGAGAGAGAATGATAAGgcaacaaagaaagaaacataCCAAATCATGTACGATGGTGGCACAGACAAGCACATCAGCAAATAGATTAATGGTGTTTCCACAATTAGAAGCTCCATGCAACTTACAGAAGGGATGATCCTTCCCATAAATGGGAAAAGGCTGACATAACCGACATGAGGAACCAGCCTCAATTCTGACATTTCTAAGACTTCCCGAACTAGCTCTTGAGGTGCATAATTGTTCCCCACTTCCATTTCTTTTAAACGAACCtacaataataaaacaaatgcTTAACGTTGGTAAATATCACTATGCAAAAAAAGctacatatttattttcattatcTATTTCAGGGGAGAAAAGGCCGCAGATCCAATTTGAACTTATCATTACAAACTTATACTGCTTGCAACCCAACACAATTGCAATCCATGACTTGTTTAACAGATAAGCAACGGGGAACGCTGAAGgggaacacacacacacaacatatTGATGCAGCTGATAGAAGCATGGAGGACCACAAAGGACACATCAATCTCCAAAAGCATAAGTGACTTTTGAAGTCACGGAATCCATCTACAAGTCACTCTACACACTCCATTCACCCTATATGAGACACGAAGTCTTAATCACTTTTCCTTTTTATAGTTAAACAATGGGGAGTGAGGAAGGGAAACAAGAATAGAAATATTCATTAAGGTTTAAACAGATGTGTAAACcataaaacattaaaatttgatgaacaacaacaataatactaataataataatatttgccACTGACTACTCCGTGCATCATTGACAGATCATGCTGAGCATGTATCAAATATATATCGATGCACCGTTTCCTGAAAAACAAATGACATAAGAGCATACCTTTTCTGTATGATTTCCAAAATCAAAATAAGCTCCATATCCATGATCCAAGTGCATCTGGTGAAACATGAAGCGTGGATGCAatgtaaaaaattaaattataatattttatatagcTTGTGATTTAGTGTATGACTAGAAAATAGAGACAACATATCGGTAGCATATCTCCATTGTCAAGGTAACACATACAAATAACCAGAAAGGTATGGGAAACAATAATGGTAGCTACGTAAGGAGTAAGAACCTGATTCAGAATTTCAAAATCTGAGAGCAGCTTAACTGTTAAACCATACTCCTGCATCATTCCAATTTTATGGCATTTTTAGCAAGTACATGATTGATGGCAAAATCTCCAGATACTTGTTCCCATTATTATACCTTTCCAGCTTTGTTTTCCTTCTCAAACAACTCTGCAATTGAATGAATGCAATCTGCAGCAAGAAGCATCCAGCACCTAAGATCCAAATGACGTTCATCTTCGCTTGGGTGTGAAGCACGAGGATAATCATCCAACCCAGAGGACAGCGTCTGAAGGTGCCACAAACAGGTAAGCTAAATACCAGTGTCTTCtcagcacatatatatatatatatatatatatatttattgagtAGGCTTAACATTCATAACAAGCTAATAATGGTTAGGAAAGAGTGAAAACTAGGTTTTTAGATATTTAGATACTAAAATAATTCCTTCCAGAACTGCCAAGAAGCATTGCCCAATATGTATCCAGCAGATGATGCATCCCTATACTGCTAACAATGCATATAATATCCTCAGCCCCACATTATATGGAATCATCCAGAAATAGCTTTTACTCAAAAGTCCTCAAATAATTCAAATGGAAATTTGTACTTCAAAAAAGTTGTCAATAAATATAAGATACCACAAAATAGAACCTTAGGATTTAGTTCACGAGTTGTCATGTTGTCTCTACCGTGCCAAAAGTAGCTGCCCATCTGCTTCCCTGCATTCATGAAGATAATTCAAGAATTAAATAGGAATAAAGCAATCTCAGCAATTTAGCCGCTCAAAATATCCTGAATCCctttaaaacaatatatcaaATACCCCGCATCTCTGTAACCAGCAAATAAAGAGACATTATCAGTCATTGATAATTTTGAGTCACTTTCCTCATCATTCGAGCCCTTATCCCAAAAGTATAAGGTCAACTACACGAGTCTCTAAGAAAATCATCGGGAATCCACCACGTATATTCGTGCTGACATTCATTTCTATCGAGGAACATACTTTCATTGACTCTTATTGAATCCATATcttttcttactacttcaagccatgtctttttaggtcttccttttccttcctactctctcctatataaATTATCTCGATTCTCCACACCACTATCTCTACGTTGAACATGCCTATACCATCTTAAACAATTTTCTTGCaatttatcttcaattggtgctactcCTATCTTAGATCAAATAATCTTATTTTTTATCCTATCTTTGCTCGTATGGCCACAAATCCAACGAATACTTCGCATTTCCACTACATGCAAATTTTAGGATAGATGTTGTTGCTTAATAGCCCAACACTCAAAACTACACATCATCTCCGGTAGTATGACTGACCTATAGACATACACCTTTATTGGATTTCTACAAGACAGTCACGATTCAATCCCCTGCTTAAGGGCTTCTGTACTGACAATTTTATTCCTATTGTGAAAGTCACAACTATCGGAAACTAAATAAGTTGAGAAGATGTATTTCAACATATGGTCATGCTAAACTTTATGGGCATATTAACATGCATCTAGATCTTACCTGACTGGGTAATATTGAACCAGTGAAACCATCCTTCAAGGCGAACAAAAGCCCGGTCTAGGAAGGATATTATGTCTTTGCTTTCATCAGCAGTAAACTTGTTTTTTTTCAAGCCATCAACTAATTCTGGAGGAAGAGAAGTGTCTCGTTACAGACATAAGCATATACAGAATACAGAGAAACAGAATATCCCATCATATAAGCACCTAGGATTTATTCTCCAATAGATGAAAAGAAATCTTTCTCCTCAGTAGAGGAGGACTGGAGGAGCATGTAGAAACAATACCATGCAATAATAAGTTTGTAATCTGAACAAGTTTTCTAGGGATAATCTTACCATGCAGAACTAAAAACAAAGTTGGTGGATTTCCATTTGTAGGGTGCTGAACAACAAATTCCTCTGGAACTTTACTGCAATCACCAGAAGAGACCTGTTACTTCCCTCCAACAAAATATCTCGGTCAAAATTTTGAACCATATATTTACATCATGTACTGACCAATGCACCCATGTTACCTTAAAGCTTCAGCACCCAATATTTGCTCTCGGGGAATCCATCCATCAATATTCATTAAATCTAACCAGTGACCAACAATATCCAAGCATATACGAATATCCCAACGCCTGTTAGCAATGTTATAGGTAATCATATct
Proteins encoded in this window:
- the LOC120000168 gene encoding nuclear pore complex protein NUP54-like — encoded protein: MFGAQSTASPFGTPSATPAFGTPSSTPAFGTPSSTPGFGTPSTPAFATGFGSSLFSTPFASQTPQQQQQTPLFQQPSTGFGFQTSFAAPQTTPFPNAQLTTQMAPVAPLPFSLADRDIQAIVDAYKDEPGNPKYAFKYLLFSVTEPQYRVKPAGVSDIMWAEATAKLEGMDSTDRERLWPQLVQGFKDLSQRLKIQDEVILSDAERLRTTQSNVKMLQRHFQAETLPWIERLRQKEQSLQRRLLRVMRIVEALENKGCRLPLMKREAEVAEKLAAITRQLKGSGAELSRRVQNLLTVSRVQATAIGGGSVYLPGSTKIHEQSLADMQEVLQQQTEAIARLGTVLKRDIRDMEIIMAEDTQMTQDLS